In Leptospira selangorensis, the following are encoded in one genomic region:
- a CDS encoding ABC transporter ATP-binding protein: protein MNVYRRLLGYSFKYKYRLITGIVLSFFVSILNGASLTSVIPIFNAIGKGGKADFQITLTKKESIALKVREEGKELEAIQKIEALVADIKIKTNFYLTTLPKDQLVLIFCLFIFPIYLAKLLFLTGAVYCINSGGYLAVRDLRLELYSKAQELPLNHFVQEKTGIFMSRIVNDVEVLAKIISSDLKDAIVDFFYIITHLLILLFLSWEMFIAVLVVVPLIMGPVTSFADRIRKATRNQQERLSSLNGHLQEVISGIRVIRAFSMEKTEAGRFWEINNDLSDKTFKGHFYHQIGPSLVELSSSIVAVIFLAFGAYLIELQKLTLGHFMIFFLTLVFLTRPFKQMGMLSNSIQSAVAAGTRVFEMLDSETDVKNPPNPIYPKRLSKELKFDSVGYTYPGAKSPALSDLNLSIQKGSTIALVGSSGAGKSTLVDLVPRLIDPSEGSITWDGTDLRNLDLASLRKKISIVNQQVFLFNGSIRENICYGTEKVTEERMREVSELAFATDFILSFEDGFDTVVGERGVMLSGGQRQRISIARALLNNPEILILDEATSALDTESERVVQQALESLYKNRTVIIIAHRLSTVQIADTIFTMEGGKVVESGSHSELIRLDGKYKKLYEMQFAESPV, encoded by the coding sequence ATGAACGTCTATAGACGCCTCTTGGGGTATTCCTTCAAGTATAAATACAGATTAATCACCGGGATCGTACTATCCTTTTTTGTATCTATACTCAATGGTGCCTCTCTCACTAGCGTTATTCCAATTTTCAACGCAATCGGAAAAGGCGGAAAAGCTGACTTTCAAATTACACTCACCAAAAAAGAAAGTATCGCATTAAAAGTTAGGGAAGAAGGAAAAGAATTAGAAGCAATCCAAAAAATAGAAGCCCTAGTCGCAGATATAAAGATCAAGACTAACTTTTATTTAACCACTCTTCCCAAAGATCAGCTCGTTTTAATTTTTTGTTTATTCATATTTCCAATTTATCTAGCTAAACTTTTGTTCTTAACGGGCGCTGTGTACTGCATCAACTCAGGCGGTTATTTAGCTGTCCGAGATTTGCGTTTAGAACTTTATTCTAAGGCGCAGGAACTTCCTCTCAATCATTTTGTTCAAGAGAAGACAGGGATCTTTATGAGCCGCATCGTTAACGATGTAGAAGTTTTGGCAAAAATAATCAGTTCAGATCTGAAAGATGCTATCGTAGATTTTTTCTATATCATCACACATTTGCTCATTCTTCTCTTTTTAAGTTGGGAAATGTTCATCGCGGTTTTAGTCGTGGTCCCGTTGATCATGGGACCGGTAACTTCTTTTGCTGACAGGATCAGAAAAGCGACTCGCAATCAACAAGAAAGATTGTCATCATTAAACGGGCATTTGCAAGAAGTGATTTCAGGGATCCGAGTCATCCGTGCATTCTCCATGGAAAAAACGGAAGCCGGAAGATTTTGGGAGATCAATAACGATCTTTCCGACAAAACATTCAAAGGACATTTCTATCACCAGATAGGTCCTTCTTTAGTGGAACTTTCCAGCTCCATAGTTGCCGTAATATTTTTGGCTTTCGGTGCTTATTTGATCGAACTCCAAAAATTGACCTTAGGTCATTTTATGATCTTCTTCTTAACTTTGGTATTTTTGACCAGACCATTCAAGCAGATGGGAATGTTATCCAACTCCATCCAAAGTGCAGTGGCTGCCGGAACCAGAGTTTTTGAAATGCTAGATAGTGAAACGGATGTAAAAAATCCTCCAAATCCTATTTATCCAAAAAGACTTTCTAAAGAATTAAAATTCGATTCGGTAGGATACACTTACCCTGGAGCAAAAAGCCCCGCTCTATCCGACTTAAATCTTTCCATTCAAAAAGGATCCACAATCGCGTTAGTCGGTTCTTCCGGCGCAGGAAAATCCACATTGGTGGATCTTGTACCAAGATTGATCGACCCAAGCGAAGGTTCCATCACTTGGGATGGAACTGATCTCAGAAATTTAGATTTGGCATCCTTACGCAAAAAAATTTCCATCGTGAACCAACAAGTATTCTTGTTCAACGGAAGTATCCGAGAGAATATCTGCTACGGAACGGAAAAGGTTACGGAAGAAAGAATGAGAGAAGTTTCAGAACTTGCATTTGCAACTGACTTTATCTTATCTTTCGAAGACGGTTTCGATACAGTAGTGGGAGAAAGAGGAGTGATGTTGTCCGGAGGCCAAAGGCAAAGGATCTCCATCGCAAGAGCGTTATTGAATAATCCTGAAATTCTTATTTTGGACGAGGCAACTTCTGCTTTAGATACAGAATCGGAAAGAGTCGTTCAACAAGCTCTTGAATCTTTATACAAAAATAGAACTGTCATTATCATCGCCCACAGACTTTCTACAGTTCAAATCGCAGATACTATTTTTACTATGGAAGGTGGAAAGGTAGTAGAATCAGGATCTCACTCCGAGTTGATCCGCCTCGATGGAAAGTATAAGAAATTATACGAGATGCAATTCGCAGAATCTCCGGTTTAA
- the lpxK gene encoding tetraacyldisaccharide 4'-kinase: MISFGKILFFPILFLLSLIYRILFFLDRSFKKKRTLPSSITISVGNFSVGGTGKTPFTLHLAKLLHSNFPNIPIVILSRGYGSSGKGTRRVTENSSATEIGDEPLLLKKNLPFAEVYVGSNRYDSYLQFRSENKIPTDQKVFTLLDDGFQHHALNRDLDLVLLDCTKLSKMEFVLPLGLLRESYSSVSRANFLIASKFSEEWEDLLSKWIQKYRPSQTLKFKFSPQKLVPLSSEASEVSVKDLLGKSVFSFAGLGNPDSFYSSLKDQNPSELKTKSYPDHYSYTKEDLVHISEKSSDQDYIICTEKDGVKIASLIEMDKNFSKWFYLRLETVLENESELVNSVRSFI; encoded by the coding sequence ATGATCTCTTTTGGAAAGATCCTATTTTTTCCGATCCTATTTTTACTCAGCCTCATCTATAGGATTTTATTTTTTTTAGATAGAAGTTTTAAGAAAAAAAGAACTCTTCCTTCTTCCATAACAATCAGCGTAGGAAATTTCAGTGTGGGTGGAACAGGCAAAACTCCTTTCACTTTACATCTAGCAAAATTACTTCATTCTAATTTTCCAAATATCCCGATCGTAATCTTAAGCAGAGGATATGGCTCCTCAGGAAAAGGAACCAGAAGAGTTACTGAAAATTCTTCCGCCACTGAAATTGGAGATGAACCTCTTCTTTTAAAAAAGAATCTTCCTTTTGCTGAAGTGTATGTAGGAAGTAATAGATACGACTCTTATCTGCAATTCAGATCCGAAAACAAAATACCAACTGATCAAAAGGTATTTACATTATTAGATGATGGATTCCAACATCACGCTTTAAACAGAGATTTAGATTTAGTTTTATTAGATTGTACAAAACTTTCTAAAATGGAATTTGTTCTCCCTTTAGGTTTATTAAGAGAATCTTATAGTTCAGTATCCAGGGCGAATTTTTTAATCGCTTCTAAATTTTCGGAAGAATGGGAAGATCTACTTTCTAAATGGATCCAAAAATACAGACCTTCTCAAACCTTAAAATTTAAGTTTTCTCCCCAGAAACTAGTTCCACTTTCTTCTGAGGCTTCAGAAGTTTCCGTTAAAGATCTATTAGGAAAATCAGTATTCAGCTTTGCAGGTTTGGGAAATCCGGATTCGTTTTATTCTTCTTTAAAAGATCAAAATCCATCCGAACTAAAAACCAAATCTTATCCAGATCATTATTCTTATACGAAAGAAGATCTAGTTCATATTTCTGAAAAATCTTCCGATCAAGATTACATTATCTGTACGGAAAAAGACGGAGTAAAGATCGCTTCGCTTATTGAAATGGATAAAAATTTTTCCAAATGGTTTTATCTCAGATTAGAAACCGTTCTGGAAAATGAATCAGAGTTGGTAAATTCGGTCCGTAGTTTCATCTAA
- a CDS encoding LA_0442/LA_0875 N-terminal domain-containing protein, translating to MKSKILFLFLLFLPAIVFAEPQTVYLRNGQILHGDVINQTAAYIDIKLQNGETRRIQKETILRIAYREPQKEEPKKVEPLIPVEKQEPKKQEPEIVSPPPVVKEAKRVVRSPLERHYIDFYLGAGNGTFSPQTIDFYYKYQNIRSIFVDATPFFLAGGPKRTAGTSVSAGINYKFKKFSIEAGGMETNTSTSSRNIGPEAEPIVIYGSYPEQMKAAFFKTSYSALSKSNFELYPSVGYIRTWNRTKDSQSQVFQQDNVAGKSNFQASESLSGTSIGLGFAYLFGSKVEIRSEFESLSMKGSQSIHQDYTAIFLAPPYTLFVLPGDYSFDWKAKGTHASLKLSYFWKMGIGFFIKYDSYQWKYSLQDGSFPITLSLDDDPPTLSELVSWNFSQKLVAQTINATSRATSIQFGISKTLNFGPEENY from the coding sequence ATGAAATCCAAAATTCTATTTCTATTCTTATTATTCCTACCGGCGATTGTATTTGCAGAACCCCAGACTGTATACTTACGTAACGGCCAAATATTACATGGGGATGTCATCAACCAAACCGCGGCCTATATCGATATAAAATTACAAAACGGGGAGACAAGACGTATCCAAAAGGAAACTATCCTGAGGATCGCCTATAGGGAACCTCAAAAAGAAGAGCCTAAAAAAGTCGAACCTCTAATACCTGTCGAAAAGCAAGAGCCCAAAAAACAAGAACCCGAAATTGTTTCACCTCCCCCGGTCGTCAAAGAAGCTAAAAGAGTTGTCAGAAGTCCATTAGAAAGACATTATATAGATTTTTATTTGGGAGCGGGAAATGGAACCTTCTCCCCCCAAACCATAGACTTTTATTATAAATACCAAAACATTAGGAGTATATTCGTTGATGCGACTCCTTTCTTCCTAGCAGGAGGTCCAAAACGTACTGCAGGCACTTCCGTCTCAGCAGGGATCAATTATAAGTTCAAAAAATTCTCCATAGAAGCCGGAGGAATGGAAACCAATACTTCCACAAGCTCTCGGAATATAGGTCCCGAGGCGGAACCGATAGTGATTTACGGATCTTATCCGGAACAAATGAAGGCGGCTTTTTTCAAAACATCGTATTCTGCACTATCCAAATCTAATTTCGAGTTATATCCGAGTGTAGGCTATATCCGAACTTGGAATAGAACGAAGGACTCTCAGTCACAGGTATTTCAACAAGATAATGTGGCTGGGAAATCAAACTTTCAAGCTTCCGAAAGTTTAAGTGGCACATCCATCGGATTAGGCTTCGCTTATTTGTTCGGATCTAAAGTCGAGATAAGGTCTGAATTCGAATCCTTAAGCATGAAAGGCTCCCAATCCATCCACCAAGATTATACGGCTATATTTTTAGCCCCTCCTTACACTTTATTTGTATTACCTGGCGATTATAGTTTTGATTGGAAGGCAAAAGGAACTCACGCTTCCTTAAAGTTGAGTTATTTTTGGAAAATGGGGATCGGATTTTTTATCAAATATGATTCTTATCAATGGAAATATTCCCTACAAGATGGAAGTTTTCCGATCACACTTTCTCTAGATGACGATCCCCCTACTTTGTCCGAACTTGTAAGTTGGAATTTCAGTCAAAAGCTCGTGGCTCAAACTATAAATGCCACAAGTAGAGCGACTTCCATACAATTTGGAATTTCTAAAACCTTAAACTTCGGACCGGAGGAAAATTATTAA
- a CDS encoding LA_0442/LA_0875 N-terminal domain-containing protein, translated as MRRLKNKIYAAIFFGCLICSLTSVYPNDQVIYMKDGRVITAEIISQTAFKMVIKLPDGSTKEISKQEIKRVAFKEAKTPEPKDKTPVGPPTPTPEEIAKQQEEDSKKQAIIDEKAEKRKKQIEEAKRNRLDIFLGTGSGIVNFQGANYYDSVIAVGSSLGQDSGKFEYPIEPKPKSGKAHSLEIRYSWNRFVGEAGASSVTSTATQTIIGIDGPSSGTFPKFIHGNYDVSMKHAYGNFSYSVYPNPKYDIRPVIGYHQFWTKTDNSNSLTLGTGVAPLFSDQYFGTAPTSVAEGLKGFSYGVQYDVKFEKFEIRAGLHILQMKGFGTYDRHLNAYAPISAQAQSENIDVYNKWVAKGAIIDLKFLYPWKYGVGFWMGLNSTSWTYTMSETALSVGNGDSSGVDPESYPLGKLLFESLIGPGALKETKSTTIQIGATYSYDFNK; from the coding sequence ATGCGAAGGCTAAAAAATAAAATATACGCGGCAATTTTCTTCGGATGTCTGATCTGTTCCTTAACTTCTGTCTATCCAAACGATCAAGTCATCTATATGAAGGACGGAAGAGTGATCACAGCGGAGATTATTTCCCAAACCGCATTCAAAATGGTGATCAAACTACCTGATGGTTCCACAAAGGAAATTTCAAAACAAGAAATCAAAAGAGTAGCATTTAAAGAAGCCAAAACTCCGGAACCTAAAGATAAAACTCCTGTTGGACCTCCTACACCTACTCCGGAAGAAATTGCAAAACAACAAGAAGAAGATTCTAAAAAACAAGCTATCATAGACGAGAAGGCAGAAAAAAGAAAAAAACAGATCGAAGAAGCAAAACGAAATCGTTTAGATATATTTTTAGGCACTGGATCCGGAATAGTAAACTTCCAAGGAGCAAATTATTACGACAGTGTAATTGCAGTCGGAAGTAGCTTGGGGCAAGACAGTGGTAAATTCGAATATCCGATAGAACCAAAACCTAAAAGTGGAAAGGCTCACTCTTTAGAGATTAGATACTCTTGGAACAGATTTGTAGGAGAAGCAGGCGCAAGTTCCGTCACATCTACCGCAACCCAAACTATTATCGGAATAGATGGTCCGAGCAGCGGGACTTTTCCAAAATTTATCCATGGAAATTATGACGTTTCTATGAAACATGCTTATGGAAATTTTTCTTACTCAGTATACCCAAATCCAAAATACGATATTCGTCCGGTGATCGGATACCACCAGTTCTGGACAAAAACTGACAATTCAAATTCGTTAACTTTAGGAACAGGAGTGGCCCCACTGTTTAGTGACCAATATTTTGGAACCGCACCTACTTCAGTTGCAGAAGGTTTAAAAGGTTTCTCCTACGGGGTTCAATACGATGTAAAATTCGAAAAGTTCGAGATCCGCGCTGGACTTCATATTTTACAAATGAAAGGTTTCGGAACTTACGATCGACACCTAAATGCTTATGCACCTATTAGCGCTCAAGCCCAATCAGAGAATATCGATGTGTACAATAAATGGGTCGCAAAAGGAGCCATCATTGATCTGAAATTTTTATATCCTTGGAAATACGGAGTTGGCTTTTGGATGGGACTAAATAGTACGAGTTGGACTTACACTATGTCAGAGACCGCCTTGAGCGTCGGGAATGGAGATTCTTCAGGAGTGGATCCGGAAAGTTACCCATTAGGAAAATTATTGTTCGAATCTCTTATCGGCCCTGGAGCACTCAAAGAAACAAAATCCACTACAATACAAATTGGAGCGACTTACTCGTACGACTTTAATAAATAA
- a CDS encoding LA_0442/LA_0875 N-terminal domain-containing protein produces the protein MFYLKRIFVLSLVVLIPINIFPETQYVYMKDGRILKGEVLHQSAFKIRFKSAEGKEEEILKSSIRRITFKNPDIKEPIKQEKIEKADPVIEAKPKEEESQKKPEEEILKKANASFIPSYRHSFEILGGIGRSSYESQVPNFHRNVEQYGSILGGNGGFFYNSPDRKNSDAKTINLRYTWKRFVGELGGSHLNSLESVNNFGSIVYPDLSGTTISQGAFTPGVPYHTISYKQINAQISYAVFSKSGLEVRPILGYHKIWQKGKDDSTYEISPKDPTNTNAIDWTIKYGVSFSDYLSGPSVGAALEYKWREKWETRWEFQKQFLHGNSIYTRDQIAYLLGSFFEERAALNNQWKVNSQTISGKLIYHWRDSVFFWTGFQYSKLTYKMEHFGGDLDLNGSPLNAYINTVLIQSLTQGLAGNSTAKAIFVGAGYSLDFSKKEVQ, from the coding sequence ATGTTTTATCTGAAACGAATTTTCGTTTTAAGCCTAGTTGTTCTCATTCCGATTAATATTTTTCCCGAAACACAATATGTTTATATGAAAGATGGTAGAATTCTCAAGGGAGAAGTTCTTCATCAAAGTGCATTCAAGATCAGGTTCAAAAGTGCAGAAGGAAAGGAAGAAGAAATACTAAAATCTTCCATTCGCAGAATTACATTCAAAAATCCTGATATAAAAGAACCTATCAAACAGGAAAAGATCGAAAAAGCTGATCCTGTAATCGAGGCAAAACCAAAAGAAGAAGAAAGTCAAAAGAAACCAGAGGAAGAAATCCTCAAAAAAGCAAACGCCTCTTTCATTCCTTCATATCGCCATAGTTTCGAAATTTTAGGCGGAATAGGAAGAAGCAGCTATGAAAGCCAAGTGCCAAATTTCCATAGAAATGTGGAACAGTACGGTTCGATCTTAGGTGGTAATGGCGGCTTCTTTTATAATTCTCCGGATCGAAAAAATTCAGACGCAAAAACGATAAACCTAAGATACACATGGAAACGTTTTGTAGGAGAATTAGGAGGATCTCATTTAAACTCCCTAGAATCAGTGAATAATTTCGGGAGTATAGTTTATCCTGATCTTTCCGGAACGACAATTTCCCAAGGAGCATTTACACCGGGAGTCCCCTACCATACAATTAGTTATAAACAGATAAATGCTCAAATCTCCTATGCAGTATTTTCCAAGTCAGGGCTCGAAGTCAGGCCTATATTAGGTTATCATAAAATATGGCAGAAGGGAAAGGACGATTCTACTTACGAAATTTCTCCTAAGGATCCAACAAATACTAATGCAATAGACTGGACCATAAAATACGGAGTCAGTTTCAGCGATTATCTAAGTGGTCCTTCTGTAGGAGCTGCACTAGAATACAAATGGAGGGAAAAATGGGAAACTCGGTGGGAATTCCAAAAACAATTCTTACATGGAAATTCAATTTATACTAGAGACCAGATCGCTTATCTTTTGGGAAGTTTTTTCGAAGAAAGAGCAGCCTTAAATAATCAATGGAAAGTAAACTCTCAAACTATTTCCGGAAAATTGATCTATCATTGGAGAGATTCGGTATTCTTTTGGACAGGATTCCAATATTCTAAACTCACTTACAAGATGGAACATTTTGGAGGGGACTTGGATTTAAATGGAAGCCCTTTAAATGCTTATATAAACACTGTATTAATCCAATCTTTAACCCAAGGACTTGCAGGAAATTCCACTGCAAAAGCGATCTTTGTAGGAGCCGGATATTCTTTAGACTTTTCTAAAAAAGAAGTTCAGTGA
- a CDS encoding HesA/MoeB/ThiF family protein → MLSPEELSRYSRNILLNEVKRSGQEKLKKSVVTVIGAGGLGSPALLYLGAAGLGNIRIIDSDIVETTNLQRQIIFKHSDIGRSKSEASSENLSSLNPYINVEGICARLNGENAKDLLSGSDLVLEGSDNFDTKFLTNDICIREKIPFITAGVLRFEGMVMGVRPGKDACFRCVYENPPAPEHVPSCADAGVIGSMAGMIGTIQATESIQFLLNDSERESGLFGRILQVDSKSMEFRTISTVRRKDCTVCGNIH, encoded by the coding sequence GTGTTGAGTCCGGAGGAACTGAGTCGCTATTCCAGGAATATTCTTCTAAACGAAGTTAAACGTAGCGGTCAGGAAAAACTCAAAAAATCCGTAGTAACGGTAATAGGAGCCGGGGGTCTTGGATCTCCGGCTTTGTTGTATTTAGGGGCCGCCGGACTAGGAAATATTCGGATCATCGACTCCGATATTGTCGAAACCACAAATCTACAAAGGCAAATCATATTCAAACATTCTGATATAGGAAGGTCTAAATCAGAAGCTTCTTCCGAAAACCTTAGTTCTTTAAATCCTTATATAAATGTGGAAGGTATATGCGCTAGACTTAACGGAGAGAATGCCAAAGATCTATTGAGTGGGTCCGATCTGGTTTTAGAAGGTTCCGATAATTTCGATACTAAGTTTTTAACGAACGATATATGTATAAGGGAGAAGATCCCTTTTATAACGGCAGGTGTTCTTCGTTTTGAAGGAATGGTGATGGGAGTTCGTCCTGGAAAGGACGCATGTTTTAGATGTGTTTATGAAAATCCTCCCGCTCCGGAGCATGTGCCTTCTTGTGCGGATGCAGGAGTGATCGGTAGTATGGCCGGAATGATAGGTACAATCCAAGCTACCGAAAGTATTCAATTTTTATTAAATGATTCCGAGAGAGAATCGGGTTTATTCGGTAGAATTTTACAAGTAGATTCTAAATCTATGGAATTCAGGACTATCTCTACAGTCAGACGAAAGGACTGTACAGTCTGTGGGAATATTCACTGA
- a CDS encoding HEAT repeat domain-containing protein codes for MKKSAITFAILATLIFTVSVSAEKSTEDHIKALSSGSDQEKIEASRYLGDKKEKSAVPELINLLNRSNDPKVAVPAGIALGQIGEAGDTTIALKNKVISSDNGDIVYTALVSILNIVIKNEKAEDAAKEALEFADKNRRSDEFVSDFLNVLTKKLKG; via the coding sequence ATGAAAAAAAGCGCCATTACGTTCGCAATACTCGCCACTCTTATTTTTACCGTTTCGGTTTCTGCCGAAAAAAGTACGGAAGATCATATCAAGGCACTTTCCAGCGGATCCGATCAGGAAAAAATCGAAGCTTCCCGTTATTTGGGAGATAAAAAAGAAAAATCCGCAGTTCCGGAATTGATCAATCTTCTGAACCGTTCCAACGATCCTAAAGTTGCAGTTCCTGCAGGGATTGCTTTGGGTCAAATCGGAGAAGCAGGTGATACTACAATCGCTTTGAAAAATAAAGTGATCAGCTCTGATAACGGAGATATCGTTTATACTGCTCTCGTTTCTATACTAAACATCGTGATTAAAAATGAGAAGGCGGAAGACGCTGCGAAAGAAGCTCTCGAATTTGCGGATAAAAATCGTAGATCTGATGAGTTTGTTTCCGATTTCTTAAACGTTCTCACTAAAAAACTGAAGGGTTAA
- a CDS encoding LptF/LptG family permease — protein MQFSLPEIRPKEWIHRIKEEFFPPRILDKYVFSEFVKIFIGALITLGFLAFMSSYSDIKGDMASSKGGKIHGWLFILFRLPQMLIQYIMNIAILFSVSFSVGQFSANKELVAMMAAGISFRRIVTPIVAFSCVLWFAAFFLKQTVVAPLNARANEEHKMLKEGDQNTLVGVVYQKHFKGQEGFYYIYYYDTKEEEIKGGFNYIRLTQEQTPDYLLVAQRAKFDYQKEVWVLKSVEETKFDDELQVVSVQKFTEKEYLLPEKPDYFKKLKGSVEEMNFFELLEEKENRIRKGLSYGDVDIAKHTLFAEPLLIVVLTLVGCASGFFTKRMAIVSSLGVSIGVALLYMVMDPSFKSLGENEVIPIWLASWITPMLFLSGLYVVYKRLKV, from the coding sequence ATGCAATTCAGTCTTCCCGAAATCCGTCCCAAAGAATGGATCCACAGAATTAAGGAGGAATTTTTCCCTCCTAGGATCTTGGATAAATATGTATTCTCGGAGTTTGTAAAAATATTTATCGGGGCCTTGATCACTTTAGGATTTTTGGCCTTTATGTCTTCCTATAGCGATATTAAGGGAGATATGGCTTCCTCCAAAGGTGGGAAGATCCACGGCTGGCTTTTCATACTATTCCGGCTCCCTCAGATGCTCATCCAGTACATCATGAACATCGCCATACTATTCTCCGTTTCTTTTTCCGTAGGTCAATTCTCGGCAAACAAAGAATTAGTGGCCATGATGGCCGCAGGTATCTCTTTTCGAAGGATTGTAACTCCTATCGTAGCATTCAGTTGTGTACTTTGGTTTGCTGCATTCTTCTTAAAACAAACAGTTGTGGCTCCTTTAAACGCAAGGGCAAACGAAGAACATAAGATGTTAAAAGAAGGAGACCAAAACACATTAGTAGGAGTGGTCTACCAAAAACATTTCAAAGGCCAAGAAGGTTTTTATTATATTTATTATTACGATACGAAAGAAGAAGAGATCAAAGGTGGATTCAACTATATCCGCCTGACTCAAGAACAAACTCCTGATTATCTTTTAGTAGCTCAAAGAGCAAAGTTTGATTATCAAAAAGAAGTTTGGGTCTTAAAAAGTGTAGAAGAGACCAAATTTGATGATGAACTACAAGTAGTCTCCGTACAAAAATTTACGGAGAAGGAATACTTACTTCCGGAAAAGCCTGACTATTTCAAAAAGTTAAAAGGTTCCGTAGAAGAAATGAATTTTTTCGAACTTTTAGAAGAGAAAGAAAATCGTATTCGTAAAGGTTTATCTTACGGAGATGTGGATATTGCAAAACATACATTATTCGCAGAACCTTTACTGATCGTTGTTTTAACTTTAGTAGGATGTGCCAGTGGGTTTTTTACCAAAAGAATGGCGATTGTTTCCTCTCTCGGCGTTAGTATCGGGGTAGCACTTCTTTATATGGTCATGGACCCTTCTTTTAAATCTTTAGGAGAGAACGAAGTCATTCCTATATGGCTTGCAAGTTGGATCACTCCGATGTTATTCCTATCAGGACTCTATGTAGTTTATAAAAGACTCAAAGTCTGA
- a CDS encoding LIC10415 family protein, translating into MDVQLTNLVSSAEKLLRDKRSSVPGRTGVPSEAQNAADKTEFSSSLTSRYLKVQETLGNLQEQLSKEQMKLGVLSEAKSTPKEELINVLFGETPLFRELVENPNQDLNQLREQVQVKKDQLMDSIRKYEVESENVLSVGMLKNPENFRKSIENLSGKDIQMKQLSEKTIERLIQD; encoded by the coding sequence ATGGACGTTCAACTTACGAATCTAGTCTCATCAGCAGAGAAACTTCTCCGCGACAAGAGATCTTCCGTTCCGGGAAGAACGGGAGTGCCCTCGGAAGCCCAGAACGCAGCCGACAAAACCGAGTTTTCTAGTAGCTTAACTTCTAGATACTTGAAAGTCCAAGAAACCTTGGGGAATCTCCAAGAACAACTTTCTAAAGAACAAATGAAACTCGGAGTATTGAGCGAAGCTAAGAGCACACCTAAAGAGGAACTGATCAATGTCCTTTTTGGAGAAACTCCTTTGTTCAGAGAATTGGTAGAAAATCCGAATCAGGATCTAAACCAATTGAGAGAGCAGGTCCAAGTGAAAAAGGACCAACTGATGGATTCTATCCGCAAATACGAAGTGGAATCCGAGAATGTGCTCTCCGTCGGAATGCTTAAGAACCCTGAAAATTTCCGGAAATCGATCGAGAACCTTTCCGGCAAAGACATTCAGATGAAACAGCTTTCCGAGAAAACGATAGAAAGACTGATCCAAGATTAA